A region of the Roseiconus lacunae genome:
GCCGCACTCGAAGGGTCGAGCAGAACCATCTGCTGCAATACCTCGATCGACCGAAAAGGTTTCGCCAACTGCATCCACTGACGTCCGATCTTGTCCAGGATCAAAACCGAGGGAGTCGTCTGGGCATCGATCGCCGCTTGGTAACGATCGATCGCGATGCTCGGTTGTTTCATCGCGACGGCGAGATCGCCGGCAAGTTGAAGGACTTCGGTATCATCTGCAAATTCAACCAAACGTGGACGAAGTGCCTGTTCGGCCAGAGCAAACTGGCCCGATCGAGCAAGTCGTGTGACTTCACCGATCAGTGACTCGCGTGACGCCGAAGACGTGTGTGACTTGCCAGCGGGAGTTCCCAATGCTGGATCTGATTCGAGCTGCGTGGCCGGTGAGTCAGATTCTTGCCGAGAGGCCCCGCAACCGACACTGATCGCAAGGCACAACGACGGCACGATCATGAGCCATCGACGACCGTATCTCCCCTGATATCCTGGCGTGTTCGATCGCATGCCGTCGTCAATAAATCACGAGTCATTGAAGTTAGAAAACGCAAACGTCGTTGGCGACGCGTTCACTGAGGGACGCGTTCACTGAGGGACACTGCGGCGTTCCTTTCGATACGCACCCGGAGGCTGCCCGACCGCCCGACGAAATGCCACGCTCATGTACTCTTGATTTTGAAAGCCGGTTTGCCGAGCGATTTGGATCAGAGTCAAATCGCTATTGGCAAGCAAATAACGAATTTGATCGATTCGCCGACGGAGGATCTCTTGGTGAGGCGTTCGACCTAGGATATCGCGAAATCGACTTTCAAGCATCCTCCGTGAGATCGGAATCCGATCGAGTAGATCCTGAACATTGATCGGTTCGCAATAGTGGTCGCGAATAAAGCGAACCGCTTCGGCGACATCGGGATCGCTGATCGCAACAATATCGGTCGATTGCCGAGCGACGATGCCTTTGGGAGGCAGCAGACGCAACGAGGGCAGTTGACTGCGACTGCGACGCGACTTATTCATCATCGTGTCCAGCGTTGCGGCGGCCACCCGTCCCGCTTGCTCGGCATCGGGAACGATGCTGGTCAGCGGTGGCGTTGAGAGGTCGCACAACAACTCGTCATTATCGACCCCCAGGACGGCGACTTCTAATGGCACTTTCAAATCGCATTCCCGGCAAGCATCTAATACTTCCTGAGCCTTGATGTCATAGGTAGCGAAAATACCGATCGGCCGCGGTAGCCGACGGAGCCATTTCGTCAATCGCTTCCGTTCGGCGCCAGGCGATCGCTTGGTGTGGCGCTGATCGACGAACGTACTGCAGGGGAACCCATCCTTCTCGACACACTTAAGAAACTCGGTTTCGCGATTCGTTGACCAGACAAAACGTGCATCGCCACAAAACGCAAACTGTTCAAACCCCCGTTCACGAAGATGGCTGTACGCCATCGCTGCGATCGCGGCGTCGTCCGTTTCGACGCAAGGCACTTCGGGTACGTGACGAGCGGCGCTGACGTCGACCACTGGGATTGTCAACTTTTGGATCACCCGCGCGGTCTCTTGATTCTCAATCCGGGCGATCACACCGTGACCTTCCCAGCTTTGCAGCCAGGACGGCGGGACACTGCCACGATCTTGCTCAGTCAAATAAATCGACCATTGCTCATGTTCATGAACGTACGAGGCGATGCCGCGAAGGACGCCGCGGGCGTAGGCATTGGACGTCTCGATCAGCAGCGCCACCGACTTTCGTTTCTTTGCCATGAGTTCCTCGCCGGCTTCGATTCTGCGGGGTGACCATTGAAGCCCTGACGATTCAGACAAGTCACCGCTGTTCAGTGATCGATTCGCCTTCGGCTCACCCGCGGGTTCTAATCCCGCCTTCATGCCTACTGTAGTTGATCGCCGGCGTTCCTGCGGTGACTTCATCACACGGAAACGGCCTCTTGAAAAATAGCACATAAACCATGCGCACATTCACATTTAGGGATAATGGATCCCAGATATACTTCTCCAGTGGCCTGATCGGTCGTGATGCGCGCAAGTCGAACGTTGACGTCGCCGACTGAAATAGAACCGTGTTGACCGAACGCGTTGCCGTCCCAACCCGCCACCTCAAGACCGTTTGAACGGCTGCTTCCCGGACTGCTTCTTCGTTGTCGCAGGATCGCCGCCTCGATCTCACCGCCTTCACCCCCTCCCCACCCTCTCGCTGGATTGCCTTCGAAAATCATGTCAGACGCAAAGAAAGTCAAAATGGCCATGGTCGGTCTCGGATTTGGTGCCGAGTTTATTCCGATTTACAAAGCCCACCCCGGCGCCGAAGTGGTTGCCGCTTGCCGTCGCAACGAAGCCGAGATGAACAAGGTTGCCGACCAATTTGAAATCCCCAAGCGTTACACCGATTTCGAAGATGTGCTCAGCGATCCAGACATTGATTGCGTTCATATCAACAGCCCGATCGGCGATCATGCCTGGATGTCGTTGAAAGCCCTTGACGCCGGCAAGCACGTGATGTGCACCGTCCCAATGGCCACCACGATCGACGAATGTCGCCAGATTGTTGAAAAGGTTGAAGAGACAGGACTGAAATACATGATGGCCGAAACGGTCGTCTACAGCCGCGAGTTCTTGTTCATCAAGCAGATGTTCCAGTCGGGCGAACTCGGTGACATTCAACACCTGGCCGCGTCGCACCCGCAAGACATGGACGGCTGGCCGGATTACTGGAAAGACATGATTCCGATGCACTACGCGACGCACGTCGTCAGCCCTTGCCTGGGATTGGTCGATGGCTTGGCCGAGTACGTCAGCTGTTTCGGATCGGGTCAAGTTCGCGACGAAATCGCCGAGCGCAGCGGCAACAAGTTCGCCGTCGAATCGTGCCACATCAAGATCGCCGAGACAGACCTTACGGCGCATGTTTGGCGAGCTCTTTACGATGTTGCCCGTCAGTACCGCGAGAGTTTCGACGTCTACGGGACAAAGAAGAGTTTCGAGTGGACATTGATCGAAAACGAACCGCACGTGATGCACGTCGCCAAACGTCCGGAAGCTGAAATCGCCGAAAAGATCGAAATCCCCGACTTCGCGCACTTGTTGCCCGAAGAAATTCGACGCTTCACCCAGCCGCAAGAAATCCACGACGCCGATCATCTTTCGTTCATCCAAGGTGGCGGACACGGCGGTTCGCACCCGCACTTGGTTCATGAGTTTATCAGCGCGATCCAAGAGAACCGCGAGCCTCGACCGGGCGCCGTGACAAGTGCGAACTGGACCTGCGTCGGCATCTGCGCCCACGAATCAGCCATGAAAGGCGGAGCGATCGTCCCATTGCCGGAGTTCACCCGGCAACCGGCACAAACCGTTTGATCAACGAAAACCGCCGACAACGCGAGGCCCATCGTTGCCTCGCCAGATTCGCCGGCGGTCCACAAAGTAAGATGACGTTACCAGCCCACCTCTTTATTCTCACCGGCACTTTTGCGACATGAAACCTATTCTGCTCACAAGAGTTCTCCTGCTCGCGGCATTTGCCTGCCTGCCCGTCACCGGTCATGCGGAGAACCTCAAAGCCCTTTTTCTGGGCGATCAAGGCCATCATCAACCGGCCCGTCGCTTTTATGAACTTGCCCCCGCGATGGAAGCCCGCGGGGTTCAACTGCAGTACACCGAAGACGTCTCGCAGTTGACCGAAGAAAACCTCAAGCAATATGACGCGTTGGTGCTATACGCCAACATCGACAACCTGGATCGTCAGTACGCCGACGGCTTGATGGCATACGTCGAAAACGGCGGCGGATTCGTACCGTTGCACTGCGCCTCGTTTTGTTTTCGAAACCAGCCGGACATCGTGGCACTGATGGGCGGCCAATTTCGATCGCACGAAACCGGTGTCTTTCGAACCATCCAAGCTGATCTGACGCATCCAATCCTCGAAGGCTACGGAGGCTTTGAAAGCTGGGACGAAACCTACGTCCATCACCTGCACAACGAAACCAATCGGACAGTCCTGGAATACCGCGCGACCGATACCGGCCGCGAACCCTGGACCTGGGTTCGTACCGAAGGTGATGGCCGCGTCTTCTACACCGCATGGGGTCACGACGGACGCACTTGGACCGACCCGGGTTTTCAAAATCTTGTCGAACGCGGAATTCGCTGGGCCTCCGGCGATGACCCAGCCAAAGCGGGCGCTTACATGGCCGACCGAGCCTTCGAAGCTCCCGAGATGACCGAGCTCGCCGGTTCGGATGACGATTTCGAGTTCGTCGATGTCGGCAACAAAATCCCGAACTACACGCCGTCGAAGCAGTGGGGCACCCAAGGCAAACCGCTCAGCAAAATGCAGTTGCCTTTGTCACCCGAGAAATCTCAGAACCACTTCGTCGTCCCCGAAGGCTTTCACGTCGAACTATTCGTCAGCGAGCCACAACTGGGCGGCAAGCCGATCTTTGTCACCTGGGACGAAGACGGTCGCCTGTGGGTTTGCGAAACCTATGACTATCCCAACGAACTCGCCCCCGGCAATAAAGGCCGCGACAAGATCCGTATCTGCGAAGATACCGACGGCGATTACAAGGCGGACAAGTTCACCGTTTTTGCCGAAGGCCTGAGCATCCCAACCGCATTGGCGTTCACCGCCGATGGCGTGCTTGTTCAAAATGGAAACGAAACTCTGCTGTTGACCGACACCGATGGTGACGACGTGTCTGACCAACGCGAGGTCGTGATCACGGGCTGGGAACTAGGCGACACCCACGGCGGCGTTAGTAACTTTCAGTACGGTTTGGACAACTGGATCTGGGCGATGCAAGGTTACAATAACTCGCGCCCCGTCGCCCGCGGTGAGGAGCAAGGCCGATTCCGAATGGGCTTTTTCCGCATGCGTCCCGATGCCACGGAAGTCGAATTCATTCGTTCGACCAATAACAACACGTGGGGACTGGGGATCAGCGAGGAAGGCCTGATTTTTGGCTCGACCGCCAACGGAAACCCTAGCATCTACATGCCGATCCCGAACCGCTACTACGAAAGCGTTCGCGGTTGGGCTCCCTCGCTGACGCTTTCCTCGATCGCCGACACGAATGACTTCGAACCGATCACCGACAAGGTTCGTCAAGTCGACCACCACGGTGGATACACCGCCGGTGCCGGCCACGCCCTTTACACCGCGCGGGAGTACCCGCAGGAGTACTGGAATCGCATCGGATTCGTCGCCGGTCCGACGGGCCACCTGGTCGGTTCGTTTGTTCTCAAGCCCGACGGATCGGACTTCCATTCGACCAGCCCCTTCAACCTGATCGCCAGCGACGACGAATGGTCCGCACCGATCATGGCCGAAGTCGGTCCCGACGGGAATGTTTGGGTCGTCGATTGGTACAACTACATCGTCCAGCACAACCCAACGCCACAGGGATTTGAAACCGGAAAGGGCAACGCCTACGAAACCGACCTGCGTGATAAAAAACACGGCCGTGTCTATCGCGTCGTTCCCAACGAAAAACCGGCCAAACCAGCCGTCGCATTGAGCGATGCCAGTGCCGCCGACTTGGTCGACGCGCTGAAGAACCCGACCATGTTGGTGCGAAAGCACGCCCAACGTTTGCTGGTCGAACAAGGCAAGCAGGATGCCGAAATCGTCGAAGCGTTGATCGCCTTGGCGAAAGATCAAAGCACCGACGAAATCGGACTGAATGTATCGGCAATCCATGCGTTGTGGACACTGCACGGCCTTGGTGTTCTCGATGGTTCAAACCAGCAAGCGACCGAAGCTGCGATTGCGGCACTGGGGCACCCTTCGCCGGGTGTTCGCCAAAACGCGATCGCCGTGCTGCCCAAGGCGGCCGACACATACAGTGCCATTGTCCGGTCTGGCATCCTCGAAGATTCGCACCCGATCGTTCGCTTGTCTGCACTGCTGGCAACAGCGGATTGGGAGAGCAACGATGCGGCCGGCGCCGCAGTTCTTGGGGCGTTGTCCGATCCACGGAACCTGATCGATCGCTGGATTCCTGACGCGATGACCAGTGCCGCGGCCGCCCAAGCGGACAGTTTCTTGTCGGGACTCGCTTCGCTGAATCTCAGTGCCGACGGAAGCTACCGTGCGAAGCAACTGGAGATCATCTCGATCGTCGCAGACCACTTCGTCCGCGGTGACGATGCCGGTCAAGCCCCCGCCGTTCTGGCAAGCCTGACCGATGCCTCACCAGAAGTCTTGCAAGCGGTCATCACGGGTATGAATCGCGGCTGGCGAAATGACAATCAAGTCAACTTGACCGCCGACGTCGAAGCGAAACTTGAAAACGTTTTCAAGCAAGCCGACAACTCCAGCCGTGGCCAACTCGTTCGCCTGGTCGAACGCTGGGGAAGCGAGCGTCTGGCTAAATTCGGTGACGAAATCGCCGATCAATTCCTCGACAAAGTTGAAGACGAATCGCTGTCGACCGAACAGCGCGTCGCGGCTGCAAAGGAGTTGGTTGACTTTCGTCCGGAAAGCGACGACGTCGTCGAAGACTTGTTCGAGCTGATCAACCCGCAGACGGCACCCGATGTCGCCACCGGACTTTTGAATGCCGTCTCGCAAAGTCGATCCGAAGCAGCTTCGGAAATTATCGTCGAAGAACTCGCCGCGATGACACCTTCGTTAAAGACCGTCGCGATCCGTGGCCTGCTTTCGCGGCCAAGCTCGACGATGGCACTCCTCGATGCCGTCGAAGCGGGTGACTTGCCGCTGGCCGACTTGGCGCTTGATCAACAACAAGCCCTCGCCTCGCACCCCGATCGCCGTATCCGACAACGGGCCGGCAAAGTCCTCTCGCAAGGTGGTGCACTTCCGAGTGCCGACCGGAAAAAAGTGCTCGACGAATACGCCGCCGCGGCCGAACACAAGGGTGATGCCGCAATCGGGAAGCAACTGTTCGTCAAGAACTGTGCCCAATGTCACGTCCATAGTGGCGAGGGCAATGCGGTCGGTCCCGACTTGACCGGAATGGCAGTTCACCCCAAGGAAGAATTGCTCGTTCACATCTTGGATCCCAGCCGAAGCGTCGAAGGTAACTTTCGTGCCTACAGCGTTCTGACGGTCGATGGTGTGATCATCAGCGGGATGCTGGCTTCGGAATCAAAGACTGCGATCGGGCTGTTCGACACCCAAGGTAAACCTCAAACGGTGCTGCGTAGCGACATCGAAAAACTGGTCGCCTCGCGAAACTCGATTATGCCCGAAGGCTTCGAGAAAACACTGTCGGTCGAACAGATGACAGACTTGTTGGAGTTCCTGACCCAGCGTGGCAAGTTCACCCCGCTAGACCTGCACAAGGTCGCAACGGTGGCAAGTGACAAGTCCATGTTTGTGAACCCCAACAGTCCCGCCGAACGATTGACGTTCCGTGATTGGTCCCCAAAAACCTTCGAAGGCGTGCCCTTCAAATTGATCGATCCGGAGAACCAACAGGTTCCCAATATCGTGGTGCTTTATGGATCGAACGGTCCGATCGCCAACAAGTATCCGAAGAGCGTTTCGTTACCCGTCAGCGGACCGGTCCGGAACATTCACATGTTGAGCGGCGTCGCCGGCTGGGGTTTCCCGTACGGGCCGCGTGATCAACCGGCCCTGATCGTTCGCCTACATTACGCCGACGGCGAAACAGAAGACCACACGCTTAATAACGGTGAACACTTCGCCGACTACATCCGTCGGGTCGATGTACCGAAATCGAA
Encoded here:
- a CDS encoding AraC family transcriptional regulator; translated protein: MAKKRKSVALLIETSNAYARGVLRGIASYVHEHEQWSIYLTEQDRGSVPPSWLQSWEGHGVIARIENQETARVIQKLTIPVVDVSAARHVPEVPCVETDDAAIAAMAYSHLRERGFEQFAFCGDARFVWSTNRETEFLKCVEKDGFPCSTFVDQRHTKRSPGAERKRLTKWLRRLPRPIGIFATYDIKAQEVLDACRECDLKVPLEVAVLGVDNDELLCDLSTPPLTSIVPDAEQAGRVAAATLDTMMNKSRRSRSQLPSLRLLPPKGIVARQSTDIVAISDPDVAEAVRFIRDHYCEPINVQDLLDRIPISRRMLESRFRDILGRTPHQEILRRRIDQIRYLLANSDLTLIQIARQTGFQNQEYMSVAFRRAVGQPPGAYRKERRSVPQ
- a CDS encoding PVC-type heme-binding CxxCH protein; protein product: MKPILLTRVLLLAAFACLPVTGHAENLKALFLGDQGHHQPARRFYELAPAMEARGVQLQYTEDVSQLTEENLKQYDALVLYANIDNLDRQYADGLMAYVENGGGFVPLHCASFCFRNQPDIVALMGGQFRSHETGVFRTIQADLTHPILEGYGGFESWDETYVHHLHNETNRTVLEYRATDTGREPWTWVRTEGDGRVFYTAWGHDGRTWTDPGFQNLVERGIRWASGDDPAKAGAYMADRAFEAPEMTELAGSDDDFEFVDVGNKIPNYTPSKQWGTQGKPLSKMQLPLSPEKSQNHFVVPEGFHVELFVSEPQLGGKPIFVTWDEDGRLWVCETYDYPNELAPGNKGRDKIRICEDTDGDYKADKFTVFAEGLSIPTALAFTADGVLVQNGNETLLLTDTDGDDVSDQREVVITGWELGDTHGGVSNFQYGLDNWIWAMQGYNNSRPVARGEEQGRFRMGFFRMRPDATEVEFIRSTNNNTWGLGISEEGLIFGSTANGNPSIYMPIPNRYYESVRGWAPSLTLSSIADTNDFEPITDKVRQVDHHGGYTAGAGHALYTAREYPQEYWNRIGFVAGPTGHLVGSFVLKPDGSDFHSTSPFNLIASDDEWSAPIMAEVGPDGNVWVVDWYNYIVQHNPTPQGFETGKGNAYETDLRDKKHGRVYRVVPNEKPAKPAVALSDASAADLVDALKNPTMLVRKHAQRLLVEQGKQDAEIVEALIALAKDQSTDEIGLNVSAIHALWTLHGLGVLDGSNQQATEAAIAALGHPSPGVRQNAIAVLPKAADTYSAIVRSGILEDSHPIVRLSALLATADWESNDAAGAAVLGALSDPRNLIDRWIPDAMTSAAAAQADSFLSGLASLNLSADGSYRAKQLEIISIVADHFVRGDDAGQAPAVLASLTDASPEVLQAVITGMNRGWRNDNQVNLTADVEAKLENVFKQADNSSRGQLVRLVERWGSERLAKFGDEIADQFLDKVEDESLSTEQRVAAAKELVDFRPESDDVVEDLFELINPQTAPDVATGLLNAVSQSRSEAASEIIVEELAAMTPSLKTVAIRGLLSRPSSTMALLDAVEAGDLPLADLALDQQQALASHPDRRIRQRAGKVLSQGGALPSADRKKVLDEYAAAAEHKGDAAIGKQLFVKNCAQCHVHSGEGNAVGPDLTGMAVHPKEELLVHILDPSRSVEGNFRAYSVLTVDGVIISGMLASESKTAIGLFDTQGKPQTVLRSDIEKLVASRNSIMPEGFEKTLSVEQMTDLLEFLTQRGKFTPLDLHKVATVASDKSMFVNPNSPAERLTFRDWSPKTFEGVPFKLIDPENQQVPNIVVLYGSNGPIANKYPKSVSLPVSGPVRNIHMLSGVAGWGFPYGPRDQPALIVRLHYADGETEDHTLNNGEHFADYIRRVDVPKSKYAFDTGGGQIRYLTVSPKRSEPLAEIELRDGTPEIAPVVMAITVEQ
- a CDS encoding Gfo/Idh/MocA family protein, whose product is MSDAKKVKMAMVGLGFGAEFIPIYKAHPGAEVVAACRRNEAEMNKVADQFEIPKRYTDFEDVLSDPDIDCVHINSPIGDHAWMSLKALDAGKHVMCTVPMATTIDECRQIVEKVEETGLKYMMAETVVYSREFLFIKQMFQSGELGDIQHLAASHPQDMDGWPDYWKDMIPMHYATHVVSPCLGLVDGLAEYVSCFGSGQVRDEIAERSGNKFAVESCHIKIAETDLTAHVWRALYDVARQYRESFDVYGTKKSFEWTLIENEPHVMHVAKRPEAEIAEKIEIPDFAHLLPEEIRRFTQPQEIHDADHLSFIQGGGHGGSHPHLVHEFISAIQENREPRPGAVTSANWTCVGICAHESAMKGGAIVPLPEFTRQPAQTV